The Microbacterium phyllosphaerae region CGAGTAGTCGTCGGCGTTCTGGCCGCCGATGATCAGCACGAAGAGCGCGGCGACGGGGACGTACTCGCGGGCGGCGCCGAACCAGCCGGTGCCGGAGATGAGCATGCCCACACCCACCACGGCGGGGATCGTCCACCACGTCGGGCCGACCGTCATCACCACCAGGAGAGCGAGCCCGATGCCGGTGGCGAGGCCCAGCAGTGTCTGCAGGCCTGACCGCAGCGACCCCATGAGAGTCGGATACATGCTCACGAGCGCGCCGAGCGGGGCGTAGTAGGGGTACTCGTCGGTGATGCCCGGCATGTGCGGGGCGATCGTCCAGGCGAGACCCACGGCGAGCGTGGTCTTCGCCACGAGCAGGAGGCGGGCCGGATGCACGGCTTCGCGGATCTCGAGCGCGGCCCCCGAGCGGCGCGCTCGGAGTCGCGTGGTGATGTTGCTCACGGCATCCCTTCGTCATCCTCCCCGCAGGTGACGCTATCCGGTGCGCCTCGGTGCCCGCACCGGGTTGCGTCCTGCGCTCGCGGCGGGTAGCGGGTGTGGGCGCGACGACGCCGGCCGCCCCGGGAGGGGCGACCGGCGAGGGTCGAGCGGCTCAGCGGATCCGGAGGATCAGGGAATCGCCCGGCGGAAGGCGAGGAAAGACACCCCGACGAGCACCGCCGTGGCGACGAGTCCCCAGAGTGCGAGCCCGAGCGCACCCGCATCGAGGATGCCGGTCCACACCTGGGCCCACAGGTCGAGTCTGGTCGCGAGGAATGCGAGACCGACGAGGATCAGCGCGAGGCCTACTCCGACGATGGTGAGGACCGTCGGCCCCCAGCTCTTGTAGATCGTCGCGCCGGTGAAGCCGACGACGAACAGGAAGAGCGCGAGGGTGAAGTAGACGATGAACGCCCCGAGCGGACCCGCCTCCCACAACCACGGGAGGTAGAACACGTACCCGTTGACTCCGTAGCCGTTGGTCAGCATCTCGATCGCGCCGCCGATCAGGAACAGCACGCCCATGAACGCACTGCCGAGGATCGCCGTGAGAAGCGTGCCGAAGAAGAAGTCCCGTCGGGTGATGCTCATCGCCTGGGAGAACGGGAACGTGAGCGTCATCGCCGAGATGCCGATGGCGAAGAAGTACCAGAGTGGAGCCTGGCCGCCACCACCGTACTTCGGGGTGTCGACGGGGATCATCGCGTAGATGAGCACCGAGAGCACGACAGCCGAGCCGAGGATGATCAGCGGCACCCAGATGAACGTCTGGCGGTTGATCAGCTGCAGGCGGATGACGTTGAGTGTGCGTCGCATCAGCGCACCTCCTCCTTCACATCGGAACCTCTCGTGGCGGAATCCGCCTCGGCCTTCTGAGTGAGTCGGACGATCAGCTGCTGCAGAGAGACGGGCGCGAGATCGAGACCGGATGCCGTGACCTCGGCGCGCTCGGCGGGCGACAGCGCGCCGAGCACCGTGACGGATGCCACGCGGCCGAGCGCCTCGCGATGCAGCACCTCGCGGTCGGCGGCCCAGGCGTCGACCTTGGCGGCGTCGCCGACCACGGTGACGGCGCGGTCGCGCACGGCATCCGTGTCTTCGTTGAGCAGGATCTGCCCGTTGTCGATCACGATGACCTTCTCGATGAGATTCGAGACCTCGTCGATCAGGTGCGACGAGAGCACGATCGTGCGGGGGTGTTCGGCGTAGTCCTCGAGCAGCCGGTCGTAGAAGATCTGCCTGGCCACCGCGTCGAGACCCAGGTAGGGCTCGTCGAAGAAGGTGAGCTCGGCGCGGGAGGCGAGACCGATGATCACGCCCACGGCCGAGAGCTGACCGCGGGAGAGCTTCTTGATGGTCTGCTTCATCGGCAGCTGGAACTCGTCGACGAGCTCGTCTGCCAGGGCCTGATCCCAGTTGTCGAAGAAGAGGCTCGCGGCCTTGAACGCGTGACGCGGGTAGGCGTCATCCGGATACTTCTGGCTCTCGCGGACGAAGCAGATCCGATTCAGGACCCGGGCGTTCTCGTAGGGGTGCTCGCCGAAGACGCGCACGGTTCCGGACGACTCGAAGTTCTGCGCGGTGAGGATCGACATGAGTGTCGTCTTGCCCGCGCCGTTGCGGCCGAGGAGTCCGTAGATCGCGCCCCCTTCGAGGGTGAGCGACACGTCGTCGAGCGCGTTCTTCTCCTTGTAGTGCTTCGTGAGGTTCTGGACCTCGATGACGGCGGTCATGCGGGGGTCTTCCCTTCTGTCTGCGGTGTCTGTTCGGTGTGGGACGCGCGCTCGCGAAGCAGTGCGGCGAGGTCTTCGGCGCCGAGCCCCAGCGTGCGGGCCTCGGCGAGGAGCGGGTCGATGTAGCGGTCGGCGAATGCGGCGCGGCGCTCGCCGAGGAGCAGATCCTTCGCCCCGGCGGCGACGAACATGCCGATGCCGCGGCGCTTGTACAGCACTCCCTTGTCGGTGAGCATGGCGACTCCCTTCGCAGCCGTCGCGGGGTTGATCCGGTAGAAGCCGGCGAGCTCGTTGGTCGAGGGCGCCTGTGACTCCTCCGGAAGTGAGCCGTCGAGGATCGAGTCCTCGATCTGCTCGGCGATCTGGAGGAAGAGCGGCTTGCCTTCTTCGATCACGAGTCCTCCGCGGTGGTTAGTGGGTTACTTACTCGACTAGGTAACCACTGAACCTCGATCGTGTCAACAGGTACGCGAAGAAGGGCGGATGCCGCAGCATCCGCCCTCCCGTCCGAGACGTCAGCCGCGCAGGTCGCGGGCGCGCAGCGCGAGGGCCGACACCGCGACGAACACCAGCGCCACTCCCCAGGTCAGCGCGAGGCCGCCGGGGTCGACGCCCTCGGCGAGCGGTGACTGCCGGTAGACCCAGGCGTAGGGCGAGAGGGCGTTCAGCCAGTCGAGATCCTTCGACTGCTTGGCGAGCGCCTGCAGGATGTATCCGACCACCGCGATACCCGCGCCCGCCCCGGTCGCCCAGGCCTTGCGCCCGGTCGCGGCTCCCGCGAGCAGCGCGGCGGATGCCGTGAGGAAGGCGAGTCCGGTGAGCGCGGCGCTGGCCCCGACGATCCGCCAGCCCTCGAGCCCGAGCTCGGCGGAGTCGTTCAACGCCCAGACGACGACGCCCGAGAACGCGCCGAGCCAGACCAGCCGGACGAGCACCGCGAGCGCCGACTCGAGTGCGTACTGACCGCGTCCGATGCCGTGTGCGAGGTCGAGCTCGGCGCGTCCGCTCTCCTCTGCCCCGCTTATCGCCGCAGAACCCCAGATCACGGCGGCGATCGTGAGCAGCAGAAAGCCCATCAGGCCGTAGAACGTGCTCTGGGTGTAGCCAGCGCCGCTCGAGATCTGGTCGTACCCGATGGTCTCGACGAGCTGCTTCGGGAGGGCGTCGATGATGTCCTGCATCTGCCCGTTGCCGCCGATGCTCGGATACAGCGGCAGATAGAGGAACAGCACGGCGGCGAGTCCGACCGTCCAGCCGAGAAGGCTCCGCCACGAGTCGCGCAGGGTGCGCCGGAACACCGGCAGGATGCCGTTCATCGCTGCACCTCCCCATCGGAGCCGTGTGACCCGTCGTGCCGATCGCGTCGCGATCGCCGGGTCGGTGCCGCGGTGGCGTCCGCCCCGGCAGTGGCGCGGGGTGTCGCGGGTGCCGCGCCGGATGCCGCCGAGTCGCCGTACAGCCGCAGCACGGACTCCTCGAGGTCGGGCTCCTCGACCGTCAGATCCCGTACCTCGAAGGGCGCGAGGGCTTTGATGAACGGATCGATGGCGCCGTCGATCGTGCCTGCCAGGTGCAGGATGCCGTCGGCATCCTGCACGTCGAGAGCCGTGAGCCCGGGAAGCCGGTCGAACTCGGCGCGGGCTGCCGCGGCATCCGCTGTCGCGAGTTCGGCACGCACCCGTCGGATCGAGCCC contains the following coding sequences:
- a CDS encoding GntR family transcriptional regulator, yielding MIEEGKPLFLQIAEQIEDSILDGSLPEESQAPSTNELAGFYRINPATAAKGVAMLTDKGVLYKRRGIGMFVAAGAKDLLLGERRAAFADRYIDPLLAEARTLGLGAEDLAALLRERASHTEQTPQTEGKTPA
- a CDS encoding ABC transporter ATP-binding protein, coding for MTAVIEVQNLTKHYKEKNALDDVSLTLEGGAIYGLLGRNGAGKTTLMSILTAQNFESSGTVRVFGEHPYENARVLNRICFVRESQKYPDDAYPRHAFKAASLFFDNWDQALADELVDEFQLPMKQTIKKLSRGQLSAVGVIIGLASRAELTFFDEPYLGLDAVARQIFYDRLLEDYAEHPRTIVLSSHLIDEVSNLIEKVIVIDNGQILLNEDTDAVRDRAVTVVGDAAKVDAWAADREVLHREALGRVASVTVLGALSPAERAEVTASGLDLAPVSLQQLIVRLTQKAEADSATRGSDVKEEVR
- a CDS encoding ABC transporter permease subunit, which translates into the protein MNGILPVFRRTLRDSWRSLLGWTVGLAAVLFLYLPLYPSIGGNGQMQDIIDALPKQLVETIGYDQISSGAGYTQSTFYGLMGFLLLTIAAVIWGSAAISGAEESGRAELDLAHGIGRGQYALESALAVLVRLVWLGAFSGVVVWALNDSAELGLEGWRIVGASAALTGLAFLTASAALLAGAATGRKAWATGAGAGIAVVGYILQALAKQSKDLDWLNALSPYAWVYRQSPLAEGVDPGGLALTWGVALVFVAVSALALRARDLRG